The DNA sequence AAAAGGTAAGTTCTACATTCACACAAAATATAAGCATTCAAGTGACTCTGTGTCTCCATGTGTGAGAGAGATCTTTGCTAGTTATTCTAATTCAAAATATGGTCAGGATAAACTTTATTAAACCAATGATCATTAACTTTCCTACCTGGTTGACAATAAGAAGAGAATTTATAGCCCAAACTATACTTACGGTGAGTACTAAACATGCATCCAGTACATTCTCATAATTGAAGCATTTTTCAACCAGAACTAATACTGCAGGGGATGTGAATATAAAGATGcagatcacatattcacatgatCTATCTGCTTATCTGAATATCCAGATGATGGATCCAATAAAATCAGCAAGTTCAACTGTTTAACAACTACCAATCCATCACAGCAGTTATTGATCAAGGAACTAAGGAAGTAAAAATTTCACAGTAACTAGTAAGTGATCCTGCCACAATAAATATGAAATTTCAAGTAGACAATCTCACAGAAGTTCTTTAAAAGGAATGTCAATCGGTATTCGCCATCATGTTTGCTTCGGAACCAAAAACCATGCAGTAAAATAGATTCGGGCTTTACAATGAATATATTTAACATTTGAAAAAGAACTAACCAGCAAGTGACCTTGAAGAGTACCACCTCCAAAACGAAAAGACGCCATGGACTCTTTACTACTTCTATTCTCATTCACATACACTATCTGAAGAGGCATCATGACCCATGGCAGAAACTCCTTGACACAAACACAAAACTTCACTCCATTTTGAACTGGCGTCTTCGGATCAACAAACGCCCAATTCAATCCAAAATGCCTGCAAAAACCAAACTCAGTCATAACTCATAACATTAAGTCATCCCTCTCAACCAAATGCTCTTCATATCTAGAGAAGCACAATGGCTGACCTCCAATCCTGAAGAGCCCTCTTGCCCTTCTCATAAGTCTCCAAACCTGAACCGACCAAAACGCGGGCATGGTTGCATAAGAAACCATTTTCTGAGAGGCCCTTATCTTCTTGCAGGGAAGATAAGGACTTAGCAGTAGCTCCCCTGAACTTAGCTTCATAGTTAAAGCCACCTGACCTGGTTTAATAAGTGATTAAAGCTTTCAAATTCCTCAATAGCAGAATTGAAATCATACAAAGAGCAGCTAATTAAGTCTTGTTTACCTGTCAATGCAAGCCTTTTGTTCCTTAGGAGTTGGGGGAGCCCAGCTCAAGAAAACCATATCTGTCAAATATCAATAACTTCAGAAACTGGCACATATGGAGCAACAAAGTTGAAATTTTTCTGATGGGGTTTGAGAAAAGCAATCAAATTTAAGCAAATGCAAACTAATCATGAGAAATTCTGAGATCAAAACTACATTTCTCCAGAATGAACAAAGAAAACTACTAAT is a window from the Rosa chinensis cultivar Old Blush chromosome 2, RchiOBHm-V2, whole genome shotgun sequence genome containing:
- the LOC112188291 gene encoding UPF0548 protein At2g17695 isoform X1, yielding MVFLSWAPPTPKEQKACIDRSGGFNYEAKFRGATAKSLSSLQEDKGLSENGFLCNHARVLVGSGLETYEKGKRALQDWRHFGLNWAFVDPKTPVQNGVKFCVCVKEFLPWVMMPLQIVYVNENRSSKESMASFRFGGGTLQGHLLAGEERFSIELDEYNQVCVQLKFI
- the LOC112188291 gene encoding UPF0548 protein At2g17695 isoform X2 — encoded protein: MVFLSWAPPTPKEQKACIDRSGGFNYEAKFRGATAKSLSSLQEDKGLSENGFLCNHARVLVGSGLETYEKGKRALQDWRHFGLNWAFVDPKTPVQNGVKFCVCVKEFLPWVMMPLQIVYVNENRSSKESMASFRFGGGTLQGHLLAGEERFSIELDEYNQVWYEILSFSKPAHLLSFVGYPYVMLRQRYFAHHSTNAIKKHLKAL